From the genome of Spinacia oleracea cultivar Varoflay chromosome 2, BTI_SOV_V1, whole genome shotgun sequence, one region includes:
- the LOC130467624 gene encoding uncharacterized protein, with product MAALTRFISKSADKLLPFFNVLKQNKKFKWGETEKAAFEAVKRHLQALPTIARPEEGDTLQLYISASQHTVAAVLIIEKDKAQIPVYFVSHILQEAETRYSLIEKLGLAVLIAARKLRPYFDAHGIEVLTNYPLEKAMQKMDTSGRLLKWEIELSEFHMEYRPRTAIKAQALSDFIVEASYQEEEIEEGKWEVAVDGSVTKSGAGAGVIITSPEGDQFEYAIKFSFQASNNEAEYEAAIAGIQICMTAGARRLILPTDSQLVANQFSGEYETKEESMKRYAEKLKQSVAQLESFEIKLVPRSENMLADSLSKLASSSVLIKSVMMEVMHRRSTEIVGKEVMVITSQPERYDTMWTYKRDGTLPTEKTEARRLIRNSCWFIIIRGQLYKWGFSLPLLRCISAYESARLIEEMHEGICGNHQGGKTLALVCQRQGYYWPTMLTDAQEYVKRCEKCQVFAAVINRPANDLMPILNPIPFAQWGMDILGSFTTASGGRKFMIVAVDYFTKWIEAEPVAKITANQVKKFIWKNIITRF from the coding sequence ATGGCCGCATTGACCCGGTTCATTAGCAAATCAGCAGATAAGTTGTTGCCCTTCTTCAACGTATTaaagcaaaataagaaattcaagtgGGGAGAAACAGAAAAAGCAGCTTTTGAGGCTGTAAAACGGCACTTGCAAGCCTTACCCACGATAGCTCGACCAGAGGAGGGAGACACGCTGCAGCTATACATATCTGCTTCTCAGCACACAGTAGCAGCAGTACTGATCATAGAGAAGGATAAAGCACAGATACCGGTgtactttgtcagccacatcCTGCAAGAAGCAGAAACGAGATACTCCTTGATAGAAAAGTTGGGATTGGCAGTGCTGATTGCAGCCAGAAAACTGAGACCCTACTTTGATGCACACGGAATTGAAGTCCTCACAAACTACCCACTGGAGAAAGCAATGCAAAAAATGGACACATCAGGTAGACTCCTAAAATGGGAGATTGAACTGTCAGAATTTCACATGGAATATCGGCCCAGAACAGCTATAAAAGCCCAAGCACTGTCTGACTTCATAGTCGAAGCATCATATCAGGAGGAGGAAATAGAGGAAGGAAAATGGGAAGTAGCAGTAGACGGCTCTGTTACCAAGTCAGGAGCAGGAGCAGGGGTAATTATTACTTCACCAGAAGGAGACCAGTTCGAGTATGCCATTAAGTTCTCTTTCCAGGCATCAAACAACGAGGCAGAATACGAAGCTGCAATTGCTGGCATACAGATCTGCATGACGGCTGGTGCTCGGAGGCTCATACTCCCAACCGACTCACAGTTGGTAGCAAACCAGTTCTCAGGAGAGTATGAAACGAAGGAAGAATCCATGAAACGATATGCCGAAAAGCTTAAACAGTCAGTGGCACAGTTGGAAAGTTTCGAAATAAAATTAGTGCCCCGGTCAGAGAACATGTTGGCAGACTCCCTGTCGAAACTGGCCAGCTCAAGTGTTCTGATCAAATCAGTAATGATGGAAGTCATGCATCGAAGGAGTACGGAGATAGTGGGGAAAGAGGTCATGGTAATCACGAGCCAACCTGAACGGTATGACACTATGTGGACATACAAGAGAGATGGAACACTGCCTACAGAAAAAACGGAGGCAAGAAGGTTGATTAGGAACTCATGCTGGTTCATAATCATCAGAGGTCAACTCTACAAATGGGGTTTCAGCTTGCCTTTGTTACGATGCATATCAGCGTATGAATCGGCACGACTGATAGAAGAAATGCATGAGGGAATTTGTGGAAATCATCAGGGAGGAAAAACCCTTGCACTGGTATGCCAAAGACAAGGATACTACTGGCCGACAATGTTAACAGACGCACAAGAGTACGTCAAGAGATGTGAAAAATGTCAAGTTTTCGCGGCAGTCATCAATCGTCCTGCAAACGATCTTATGCCAATCCTAAATCCAATACCGTTCGCccagtggggaatggacatTCTGGGATCATTCACAACGGCATCTGGTGGAAGAAAATTTATGATAGTGGCAGTtgattatttcaccaaatggataGAAGCAGAACCAGTGGCAAAGATAACTGCAAATCAGGTCAAAAAGTTCATATGGAAAAATATAATCACCAGGTTTTGA
- the LOC130467625 gene encoding cysteine-rich receptor-like protein kinase 10, translating into MNLSGGIHYEEAKADEIETVDSLKFDLSTIRKATNNFSADKKLGEGKLEDGHIIAVKRLSSQSEQGIGEFKTEVVLVAKLQHRNLVKLLGFCLSGKEKILVYEFLPNMSLDRFLSDPTKRESLNLKTRFTIIEGLREGFFTFMKIPDSKLCIETSNLVIFC; encoded by the exons ATGAATTTAAGcg GTGGTATTCATTATGAGGAGGCTA AAGCAGATGAGATTGAAACTGTGGACTCCTTGAAGTTCGACCTGAGCACAATACGGAAGGCAACCAATAACTTCTCAGCTGACAAAAAGCTAGGAGAG GGAAAGCTTGAGGATGGACATATTATAGCTGTAAAGCGGCTGTCTAGCCAATCTGAACAAGGCATTGGTGAGTTTAAGACTGAAGTAGTTTTAGTTGCAAAACTTCAGCACCGGAATTTGGTCAAGCTATTAGGCTTTTGCCTGTCAGGAAAGGAAAAGATACTTGTCTATGAGTTTTTGCCTAATATGAGCCTTGACCGATTTCTATCAG ATCCAACAAAGCGGGAATCTTTAAACCTGAAAACAAGATTTACAATCATTGAAGGATTGCGAGAGGGCTTCTTTACCTTCATGAAGATTCCCGActcaaaattgtgcattgagACCTCAAACTTAGTAATATTCTGTTAG